The Sphingobacterium bambusae genome includes a window with the following:
- a CDS encoding cytochrome-c peroxidase, with translation MKTKKIIAASVCTMPLFILSFISQTIADYSLAELRRLYSSGNAASWPAPHIDESVKPYFKEIGALPAVSYPDYNPYSKEKAQLGKLLFFDPRLSASKQISCANCHEPQLGFGDGKSLANGHGRRVGKRNAMTLYNVAFYNSFMWDGRAQTLEDQVLLPTQDHVEMATSLDTLVAHVQAIKGYGHYFEQAFGSPEVSLSRIQYALATFERGIVSYPSKFDRFIKGDAKALTDQELSGLHLFRTKARCINCHHSALFSDNRFHNDGQALYGSRQQDFGHYHLSGKQEDIGAFRTPSLRDVALTGPWMHHGNFPTLRDVVELYNLGNPAPIQRHVKVDESKRPIPSPLLQKLSLDKEEVDAVLAFLQTLSSGTQRRMAHPELPDME, from the coding sequence GTGAAAACAAAAAAAATCATAGCGGCATCGGTTTGCACCATGCCGCTATTTATCCTATCCTTTATATCGCAGACGATAGCGGATTACAGCTTGGCGGAACTTCGGCGCTTATACAGCAGCGGTAATGCCGCATCGTGGCCAGCGCCGCATATTGATGAATCTGTAAAGCCTTATTTTAAAGAAATTGGCGCTTTGCCGGCTGTCAGCTATCCGGATTACAATCCCTACAGCAAGGAAAAGGCACAGCTGGGTAAGCTGCTATTTTTTGACCCACGGCTGTCGGCCTCGAAGCAGATTTCCTGTGCCAACTGCCATGAACCACAGTTGGGTTTCGGTGATGGAAAAAGTCTAGCGAATGGACATGGGCGCCGTGTGGGTAAGCGTAATGCGATGACGCTCTACAATGTGGCGTTTTACAACAGTTTTATGTGGGATGGCAGAGCCCAGACCTTGGAAGATCAGGTGTTGCTGCCCACGCAGGACCACGTAGAGATGGCTACTTCGCTGGATACCTTGGTGGCGCACGTACAGGCGATAAAGGGCTATGGCCACTATTTCGAGCAGGCATTTGGAAGCCCCGAGGTCAGCTTATCACGCATACAGTATGCCTTGGCAACCTTTGAGCGCGGCATTGTGAGCTACCCCAGTAAGTTTGATCGTTTCATCAAAGGCGACGCAAAGGCGCTAACAGACCAAGAACTTAGCGGATTGCACCTGTTTCGAACCAAGGCGCGCTGCATTAATTGCCACCACAGTGCTTTGTTCTCAGACAATCGCTTCCATAATGATGGGCAGGCGCTTTACGGAAGTCGGCAGCAGGACTTTGGACATTACCATCTCAGCGGGAAACAGGAGGATATCGGTGCTTTCCGCACGCCCTCACTACGTGATGTAGCACTCACTGGCCCTTGGATGCATCACGGTAATTTTCCCACGCTGCGCGATGTGGTGGAGCTCTACAACCTCGGTAATCCGGCGCCTATTCAGCGGCACGTTAAAGTGGATGAAAGCAAGCGTCCTATCCCTTCGCCCTTGCTCCAAAAGCTGTCGCTAGACAAAGAGGAAGTAGATGCGGTACTGGCCTTTCTGCAGACGCTGAGCAGTGGCACACAAAGGCGAATGGCGCATCCTGAACTCCCTGATATGGAGTAG
- a CDS encoding DUF6850 family outer membrane beta-barrel protein — protein sequence MKKQYIIYTIALVATLFFSKGHAQENDTRDSLQRKVRYFSVDNPMWLKESVEARQTLLQLGYGTQAGDYRAAQDAQKARNINFNSEGSVTVKDVRLWGRFAYSNTIEDSTRFGHKTRHNPSSPWYFGSYGYNHYERTNYNIQARGQRYFAKDRFSVFGGLDYQIGNHFSNNDPRGNIDEIQVNGRLGLSAKLGNTVELGVEGHYGYGQENVEIAFRDDQRALVAVESPYLNYIVRGYGWKLEDWLLEKDMNYQNDMKRYGGALYLSWQSDLGKFYGKAQYGEEEQAYSQVLRNQSRNNALDDYRLKKLNYELLWDLRRDNKRYMAHLKSANNRGKDKVIESGNAANYAYQYDAHSLNLSYQVLQQRWQQLYEARVGLTNEVRRDGGISATFDYSRLDLSLSSLFTYQLSAEQHIELGLSALYSQNTAMHWSLPAINENIFHQYVFYHDIIYNQADTWGGRVHLGYRQPLNNKNFLRLTADGGYTKAVNLPELSRTTLSRPETERYDMRVTLAFGF from the coding sequence ATGAAAAAGCAATATATTATCTATACAATAGCACTTGTAGCAACACTGTTCTTTAGCAAAGGGCATGCACAGGAAAACGACACGCGGGACAGTTTACAGCGCAAAGTTCGTTACTTCTCAGTCGATAACCCGATGTGGCTCAAAGAATCTGTCGAGGCTCGTCAGACCCTTTTACAGCTTGGCTATGGCACACAGGCGGGAGACTATCGTGCGGCACAGGATGCGCAAAAAGCACGAAACATCAATTTCAACAGCGAAGGTAGCGTGACGGTTAAAGACGTTAGGTTATGGGGGCGCTTTGCCTATAGCAACACGATCGAAGACAGCACACGCTTTGGCCACAAGACACGCCACAATCCCTCGTCGCCCTGGTACTTCGGTTCATATGGATACAACCACTACGAGCGCACGAACTACAACATCCAAGCACGCGGACAGCGGTACTTTGCCAAAGATAGATTCTCCGTATTCGGTGGGCTTGATTACCAGATCGGAAACCATTTCAGTAACAATGACCCGCGAGGCAATATCGATGAGATTCAGGTAAACGGCAGGTTGGGCTTGAGTGCCAAGCTGGGCAATACAGTAGAACTGGGCGTGGAAGGACACTACGGCTACGGACAAGAAAATGTCGAAATTGCATTTCGGGATGATCAACGCGCACTAGTGGCGGTAGAATCGCCCTATCTTAACTATATCGTTCGCGGCTATGGCTGGAAGCTCGAAGATTGGCTGCTGGAAAAAGATATGAACTACCAAAACGATATGAAGCGTTATGGCGGCGCGCTTTACCTATCTTGGCAAAGTGATTTAGGAAAGTTTTATGGTAAGGCACAGTATGGCGAGGAGGAGCAGGCATACAGCCAAGTGTTGCGCAACCAATCGCGCAACAACGCTTTGGATGACTACCGCCTCAAGAAGCTCAACTATGAATTATTGTGGGATTTGCGACGGGATAACAAACGCTATATGGCGCATCTTAAATCCGCAAACAACCGGGGGAAGGACAAGGTTATCGAGAGTGGAAATGCAGCGAATTATGCTTATCAATATGATGCGCACAGCTTGAATCTTTCTTACCAAGTGCTGCAGCAACGTTGGCAGCAGCTCTACGAAGCTCGTGTGGGTTTGACAAATGAGGTGCGCCGCGATGGAGGCATCAGTGCTACTTTTGATTACAGCCGACTAGACCTTAGCCTGTCCAGCCTGTTTACCTATCAGCTAAGCGCTGAACAGCATATCGAGTTGGGGCTGTCCGCATTATATAGCCAAAATACGGCCATGCACTGGAGCCTACCCGCCATCAACGAAAACATTTTCCATCAGTACGTCTTCTACCATGATATTATCTATAACCAAGCAGATACTTGGGGCGGGAGGGTACACCTAGGCTACAGACAGCCGTTGAACAACAAGAACTTTTTACGGCTTACGGCAGATGGGGGCTATACGAAAGCCGTCAACCTGCCCGAGTTAAGCCGCACGACGCTGTCGCGTCCAGAAACCGAACGCTACGATATGCGTGTAACACTGGCGTTTGGCTTTTAG
- a CDS encoding DUF4876 domain-containing protein, with product MHKLTIFRFLFFGLLIMLGGCQRDVFPENKPVDIQIKASFLSEEYGAKLPLDSIVVSVFDPEGRLVFRDSLQPEGTFSVKSLAPNAYTLQATAVFKKEYFNDLFDLDEDFDVSFSSQATRFEINESSSKEFELGLLNGSYGALVIKQIYYAGSHATQGASFRDQFIEIYNNSEIVQYADSLYIAEAFGANSKSTNYVYLPNSMQYDWSKSYGMPSNIKANEDYVYAATILRIPGSGTDYPILPGESIVLAATAANHKSPYQGTDGKTISVQNPDLTVDLSQADFEAHYATEEGVTRPLASDVDNPNVPNVVVVRRSNGTDLIMSQTGQDSWIIFRDAGMGEVKTWKTYDRPYTDGRVTTAGTYVQIPVANIIDAVELQSSTSTQYPKRLNAKTDAGFIAVTGGQRSSNSVIRKTKEIVNGRRILKDSNNSTEDFTSMKAAPKGFAD from the coding sequence ATGCATAAGCTTACTATTTTTAGATTTCTTTTCTTTGGCCTACTCATCATGCTAGGAGGTTGCCAAAGAGATGTGTTTCCAGAGAATAAACCAGTAGATATACAGATTAAAGCCAGTTTCTTGAGTGAAGAATATGGCGCTAAGCTACCGTTAGATAGCATTGTGGTGAGCGTTTTTGATCCAGAGGGGCGGTTGGTATTTCGGGATTCACTACAGCCCGAGGGTACTTTTAGTGTGAAAAGCCTCGCGCCAAATGCTTATACGTTGCAAGCTACGGCCGTGTTCAAGAAAGAATACTTTAATGATCTTTTTGATCTCGATGAAGACTTTGATGTATCCTTTAGCTCACAGGCTACCCGCTTTGAAATCAACGAAAGCTCCAGCAAAGAATTTGAGCTGGGCTTGCTGAACGGAAGTTACGGCGCGCTGGTCATTAAGCAAATTTACTATGCGGGCTCGCATGCCACTCAAGGTGCTAGTTTTCGTGATCAATTTATCGAGATATACAACAATTCAGAGATTGTGCAATACGCCGATAGCTTATACATAGCGGAGGCATTTGGTGCGAATAGTAAAAGTACGAATTACGTCTACCTGCCCAATAGCATGCAATATGATTGGAGCAAATCCTACGGCATGCCTTCTAACATCAAAGCCAATGAAGATTATGTATACGCAGCAACGATACTGCGCATACCGGGCAGCGGCACTGACTACCCGATTTTGCCCGGAGAAAGCATTGTGTTGGCGGCCACAGCGGCGAACCATAAATCGCCCTATCAAGGAACGGATGGTAAGACGATTTCCGTTCAAAATCCAGATCTAACAGTGGATTTGAGTCAGGCTGATTTCGAAGCACACTACGCCACCGAAGAGGGCGTGACGCGGCCACTGGCATCTGACGTGGATAACCCCAATGTACCCAATGTCGTGGTGGTAAGGCGTAGCAATGGCACAGACCTCATCATGAGTCAAACAGGACAGGATAGTTGGATTATATTTAGGGATGCCGGTATGGGGGAGGTCAAAACTTGGAAGACATACGACCGTCCGTATACCGATGGTCGGGTAACGACTGCAGGAACGTATGTACAGATACCCGTAGCAAATATCATAGATGCCGTGGAATTACAATCCTCTACATCGACCCAATATCCCAAACGGCTAAATGCAAAAACCGATGCCGGCTTTATCGCCGTAACCGGTGGACAGCGCTCTTCCAATTCGGTAATCCGTAAGACAAAAGAAATCGTCAACGGCAGACGCATACTGAAAGATTCCAACAATTCTACCGAAGACTTTACCTCTATGAAGGCCGCACCGAAGGGATTTGCCGATTAG
- a CDS encoding sensor histidine kinase produces the protein MKIASRTALVFTLFSATILFLFAYSIYFLSERNREEEFVDRLRYKITWRAEFIFDAQVNESQIRHIHEQNKRLINEAQITVFDEDFKLLFADYGEEPYDIGLLSDVCTKNYHTWSKGGQLYMALHYPFHGRKYYMIGHAYDQTGHAHIQGLRHMLISIYVIAIVVIFFASFFFAQYILQPIKHIINEIRDVSEHNLSKRVYYRKAKDELSELIDTFNDTFNRLERSFNNQRHFVSIISHEFRTPLAAMIAELELAKELNTDVEEYRKSVDTALADAKEASLLSAALLDFARSNYDSSQVSFSELRLDEILIDAKLLVLEKNKDYRVSVSFDTSTGDDDQEEILVFGNAYLLKIAFANLIENACKYSADKHCLTRIMSNGETASVAFVDQGVGIEPAELPLIFNLFYRIDATASQAGHGIGLSIVQRIADMHKGRLTVDSVIHKGSTFTFQLNRIP, from the coding sequence ATGAAAATAGCCTCCCGCACCGCGCTCGTGTTTACGCTCTTCTCGGCGACGATACTCTTTCTCTTTGCTTACAGCATCTATTTTCTATCCGAACGGAATAGGGAAGAGGAATTTGTGGATCGCCTGCGTTATAAAATTACTTGGCGTGCAGAATTTATCTTCGACGCACAGGTCAATGAATCACAAATACGACACATCCACGAACAAAACAAGCGCTTGATTAATGAAGCACAGATTACTGTGTTTGACGAAGATTTCAAGCTGCTCTTTGCCGACTATGGCGAAGAGCCTTATGACATTGGGCTGCTTAGTGATGTATGCACGAAAAATTACCATACATGGAGTAAGGGCGGACAGTTGTATATGGCCTTACATTATCCGTTTCATGGACGGAAGTACTACATGATTGGCCATGCCTACGATCAAACCGGTCATGCCCATATCCAAGGGTTGCGGCATATGCTGATCAGCATATACGTTATCGCGATTGTGGTTATATTCTTTGCTTCTTTCTTTTTTGCGCAATATATACTACAACCTATCAAGCATATCATCAACGAGATTCGAGATGTGTCGGAGCACAACCTCAGTAAACGCGTGTATTATCGAAAGGCTAAGGATGAGCTTTCAGAACTTATAGACACCTTCAATGACACCTTTAACCGTTTGGAACGCTCCTTCAATAACCAACGTCATTTTGTATCCATTATATCGCACGAATTTCGTACGCCCCTTGCCGCGATGATCGCTGAACTGGAATTGGCCAAAGAACTGAATACTGATGTGGAGGAATACCGAAAATCGGTAGATACGGCACTCGCCGATGCCAAGGAAGCCAGCCTGTTGTCGGCGGCGCTACTGGATTTTGCACGCTCCAACTATGATAGCTCCCAAGTGAGCTTCTCGGAGCTTCGTTTGGACGAGATATTGATTGATGCTAAACTACTTGTCTTGGAAAAAAATAAGGATTATCGAGTCAGCGTGTCCTTTGATACCAGTACTGGAGATGACGATCAAGAAGAAATTTTGGTGTTTGGCAACGCGTACTTGCTTAAAATAGCGTTTGCGAACTTAATCGAAAATGCCTGTAAATATAGCGCGGATAAACATTGTTTGACACGTATCATGTCTAACGGTGAAACCGCCTCCGTAGCATTTGTTGACCAAGGCGTTGGTATAGAGCCTGCGGAATTGCCCCTTATCTTTAATCTTTTTTACCGCATTGATGCTACCGCCTCTCAGGCGGGACACGGGATTGGTCTTTCTATTGTGCAGCGTATTGCGGATATGCACAAAGGGAGGCTCACGGTAGATTCGGTAATCCATAAGGGATCTACTTTTACTTTTCAACTGAACCGTATTCCTTAG
- a CDS encoding FecR family protein, translated as MNMDNPTVEELISDQSFIDYCLQDDVVATDRWERWSQDDPTRKKLLDEAKQLVIALASRPTVEEISVERARLLRFLDQQESTHRRPLRRLATRRWIAAASIALAVGLGAIWYFRRPTAVDEASVALLKQMVPAGKLMNLRLADGTEVRLSSTSTFAYPAAFSDSIRVVQLQGEAFFDVAHDETKPFIIQTGDFSIRVLGTAFNVHAFEEDGQLQVSLFRGKVEVSNQQLKQLLEPGQAFVYNKDHKTFKVEPFDADRERERIEGTLFFDNADFPEVARQLRRKYGIEVQPNEGVHLAFSGTIQHETLEQVIEKLNFTTNYHFLLESNTLIVKQK; from the coding sequence ATGAACATGGATAACCCAACTGTAGAAGAGCTGATCAGCGATCAATCGTTCATCGACTACTGTTTGCAAGACGACGTCGTTGCGACAGATCGATGGGAGCGGTGGTCGCAAGATGATCCGACACGTAAAAAGTTGCTTGATGAAGCCAAACAGCTGGTTATAGCGTTGGCCTCGCGGCCCACGGTAGAAGAGATATCTGTGGAAAGAGCTAGGCTGCTTAGATTTTTAGATCAGCAAGAGAGCACGCATCGACGACCCCTGCGCCGCCTAGCAACCCGACGTTGGATTGCTGCGGCGAGCATCGCATTGGCCGTAGGGTTGGGAGCGATATGGTACTTTCGTCGTCCCACGGCAGTTGACGAGGCTAGCGTGGCACTGCTGAAACAGATGGTGCCTGCCGGCAAACTCATGAACCTACGTTTGGCGGATGGCACAGAAGTACGGCTGAGCTCAACATCTACCTTTGCCTATCCGGCTGCTTTCTCGGATAGCATACGTGTGGTACAGCTGCAGGGCGAGGCTTTCTTTGATGTGGCACATGATGAGACAAAGCCCTTCATCATCCAAACGGGTGATTTCTCGATCCGTGTGCTGGGTACAGCTTTTAATGTGCATGCTTTTGAAGAGGATGGGCAGCTACAGGTTTCCCTCTTTCGGGGGAAGGTTGAAGTGTCTAACCAACAGCTGAAGCAGCTGTTGGAACCAGGACAGGCATTTGTCTATAATAAAGACCATAAAACATTTAAAGTCGAGCCCTTTGATGCTGATCGCGAGCGAGAACGTATAGAAGGTACCCTCTTCTTTGATAACGCGGATTTCCCCGAAGTAGCACGGCAACTGCGCCGCAAATATGGTATTGAGGTGCAACCGAATGAGGGTGTACATTTAGCATTTTCCGGTACCATACAACATGAAACCCTCGAGCAGGTGATTGAAAAGCTCAATTTTACAACGAATTACCACTTCCTACTAGAATCGAATACCCTTATTGTTAAACAAAAATAA
- a CDS encoding response regulator transcription factor, which yields MQRGSMQAAEKGITFGRKINRPLSAAVEADAGDDWMNMRILVVEDNERVSTVLKKGLLSQGYQVNLAADAETALKMVTLLEYDLLIVDIMLPRMNGIALSKRLKTDFPKTPIIMLTALGQIDEKIAGFDAGADDYMVKPFDLRELYARVAAVLHRNREFNAGVQADHLEYEGLTIDLRSKAVLREGRSIKLTPKEFDLLAFFMRHPDTLLEREEIARNVWGKNFDTGTNYIDVYINYLRKKMDKDFISKLIHTRSGHGFMLSKMP from the coding sequence TTGCAAAGGGGAAGCATGCAGGCTGCTGAAAAAGGAATTACCTTTGGGCGCAAAATAAATAGGCCTTTGTCTGCTGCTGTGGAAGCGGATGCTGGCGACGATTGGATGAACATGCGGATATTAGTGGTTGAAGACAACGAGAGGGTGTCTACCGTTTTAAAAAAAGGCTTGCTTAGTCAAGGCTATCAGGTGAATCTTGCGGCTGATGCCGAGACGGCCCTAAAGATGGTGACGCTGTTGGAATACGATCTGTTGATCGTAGACATCATGCTACCGCGCATGAACGGCATAGCCCTGAGCAAACGATTGAAAACGGATTTTCCGAAAACTCCTATTATCATGCTGACGGCGCTCGGGCAAATCGATGAAAAAATTGCTGGTTTTGATGCCGGCGCGGATGACTATATGGTGAAACCCTTTGACCTTCGCGAGCTCTATGCACGGGTGGCGGCGGTGTTACACCGAAATCGCGAGTTTAATGCCGGTGTGCAGGCAGACCATTTGGAATATGAAGGATTGACCATTGATCTGCGGAGTAAAGCTGTGCTGCGCGAAGGGCGATCAATCAAGCTGACACCGAAGGAGTTTGACCTCTTGGCTTTCTTTATGCGGCATCCGGATACGTTGTTGGAGCGCGAGGAGATTGCGCGCAATGTGTGGGGAAAAAACTTTGATACGGGTACGAACTATATCGATGTTTATATCAATTATCTACGCAAGAAAATGGACAAAGATTTTATCTCCAAACTAATTCATACGCGTTCTGGACATGGTTTTATGCTATCTAAAATGCCATGA
- a CDS encoding Dabb family protein codes for MKRKDFIQTLGTASVLGLASSKLMAASGIKKTKKVYFHYLLFWLKPGLSETEVADFAQFFEGLKKLPYVKNVRYGKPAASSPRAVLDNSFSYNASMEFDSLEELEAYGKLPAHLALVAKYKPYLEKMMVHDTVFEG; via the coding sequence ATGAAAAGAAAAGATTTCATCCAAACGCTAGGAACAGCTAGCGTACTAGGCTTGGCTAGTTCCAAATTGATGGCGGCATCTGGCATCAAGAAAACAAAAAAAGTGTACTTCCATTACCTGCTTTTTTGGCTCAAACCGGGGCTGTCGGAAACAGAAGTGGCAGACTTTGCCCAGTTTTTTGAGGGTCTGAAAAAGCTTCCTTATGTAAAAAATGTGCGTTATGGGAAGCCGGCAGCTTCCAGCCCGCGCGCAGTGCTCGACAATAGTTTTTCCTACAATGCGTCCATGGAATTTGACAGCCTAGAAGAGCTCGAAGCCTATGGTAAACTGCCCGCACACTTGGCACTCGTAGCCAAATACAAGCCTTACCTCGAAAAGATGATGGTACACGATACGGTTTTTGAAGGATAA
- a CDS encoding TonB-dependent receptor domain-containing protein produces MNKYARVCLTQACTLLLTAVLSLSSFHGYSQQLLRVESKNQPLRAVFEQIERQAGYSFLYDASLIHTDKRLSITLQGTLQQVLQQLEDHLGLDMEIAGRNILVAKSAVAQLSGRIVDEAGQPLPYVSVFLKELNQYYVTDKQGNFQFKYATQRLKDAHLTVSMIGRQGKTVDVDLRGGSKTLPAISLPLLSVGLEEIAVAPQVNKNLESNSSLYINREVIEQSGALSLNDLLNLVPGQKIAPPSLQQVQQANLRGASLSTGNSHTRDAFSLNNSFGVAVIMDGIALSNNANMQTRNPGLDGMGSSYVFGASSGLYGSDNRLSNYTGDYTFGGTDLRQIAVDNIDNIEVIAGISSAKYGDMTNGAIVINRMAGYTPFTFNVQLRDNATSYGLNKGFQTAKLGAFTIGGNFTRSFQDNRDKLKSYDRIGTNLMWTTSAGVNRAFTNTFAVDYGKNLDRVLVDPDDPTASMVRFKSSNFSASNRTNYRVENSFLTNIGLNLRYSQNYQNTYKEEHKNGAFVVYTDATETGVTEGTYAPGIYTAVTNIEGKPIDFSARFDLTGAYATGSIMHTLTFGSNFNYSKNMGRGQLIDPTRPRQNTWTSTGSSKSERYYDFSMIHAQQQLGFYVEDVFTAYLADKPLNVRVGSRMDLFERYLTASPRANLNYEITPDLRLGLAYGFGSKAPALAQLYPGPLFYEIPLFQYTAVNDNGAIDEANSLYLLYVDRYMPDNSNLKPSSSQQLEFSVAYAKRGFKWNINIYDKRTFGDIATRVDYETIFLDHYTANPDAAAELPYIIDGEKQYRLTRRTFANGRKTVNNGVELLLSTPKWDAIQTSFNIRGGITRSTYYPLEGTSNQQIFTNPGTDPGYATVGIYPLLARTTWSSNAALTSSTHIPSAKLLINFVSEFNILNKTNTSERDGIPIGYYTADGTYFPINTFDESNANYAHLLRPLELINNQNQPGVYTNFHLNISKEISKRLTLAFNVYNVFNYRPQYVRSDNTLIIPNSKPTYGAQLRLKL; encoded by the coding sequence ATGAACAAGTACGCCCGTGTATGTCTGACGCAAGCATGCACATTATTATTAACCGCCGTACTTTCGCTCAGTAGTTTTCATGGTTACAGTCAACAACTACTTCGTGTCGAAAGTAAGAATCAACCCCTACGCGCTGTTTTTGAACAGATCGAACGACAAGCCGGATATAGCTTTCTCTATGACGCAAGCCTCATCCACACGGATAAAAGATTGAGCATCACGCTGCAGGGAACCTTGCAGCAGGTGCTGCAACAGCTGGAAGATCACCTCGGGCTGGATATGGAGATTGCTGGGCGCAACATCTTGGTGGCCAAATCTGCTGTAGCCCAGTTGTCTGGGCGTATTGTGGATGAAGCAGGCCAACCATTGCCCTATGTATCCGTGTTCTTGAAGGAGCTCAATCAATACTATGTGACCGACAAGCAAGGGAACTTTCAATTTAAGTATGCGACGCAGCGCTTAAAGGACGCTCACCTTACGGTATCTATGATCGGTCGGCAAGGTAAAACTGTTGATGTCGACTTGCGTGGAGGAAGTAAAACCTTGCCTGCTATCAGCCTGCCGCTACTGAGCGTGGGGCTGGAAGAAATTGCCGTTGCGCCTCAGGTAAACAAAAATTTGGAAAGCAATAGCTCACTCTACATCAACCGTGAGGTAATTGAGCAGTCGGGTGCACTAAGCTTAAACGACCTCCTGAACCTTGTACCTGGCCAAAAGATTGCGCCGCCTTCCCTGCAACAGGTGCAACAGGCTAATTTGCGGGGCGCATCACTATCAACTGGCAATTCGCACACCCGAGATGCTTTTTCACTCAACAATTCCTTTGGTGTAGCCGTCATTATGGATGGGATTGCCCTATCCAACAATGCCAATATGCAGACACGAAACCCGGGACTTGACGGTATGGGGTCGTCCTATGTTTTTGGAGCATCATCGGGCCTTTACGGTAGTGATAATAGACTTAGCAATTATACTGGAGACTATACCTTTGGTGGTACCGATCTGCGGCAGATAGCGGTAGATAATATTGATAACATCGAAGTAATAGCGGGGATTTCCTCTGCCAAATATGGCGATATGACCAATGGTGCCATTGTTATCAACCGCATGGCGGGATATACACCTTTTACATTTAATGTACAGTTGCGCGACAATGCAACTTCTTATGGCCTGAATAAGGGCTTTCAAACCGCGAAACTCGGGGCATTCACCATTGGAGGTAATTTTACACGCTCTTTCCAAGACAACCGCGATAAGCTAAAATCCTATGATCGTATCGGTACAAACCTGATGTGGACAACCTCCGCCGGCGTCAATAGAGCATTTACCAATACCTTTGCCGTAGATTATGGCAAAAACCTCGATCGTGTCTTGGTCGATCCCGATGATCCTACGGCCAGCATGGTACGCTTCAAGTCGTCCAACTTTTCGGCCAGCAACCGAACAAACTATCGCGTGGAGAACAGTTTCCTGACCAACATCGGATTAAACCTGCGCTATAGCCAAAACTATCAAAATACCTACAAGGAGGAACATAAAAATGGTGCTTTTGTCGTGTATACCGATGCTACCGAGACGGGCGTTACCGAGGGTACATACGCGCCGGGAATCTATACCGCTGTGACCAATATAGAAGGAAAGCCCATCGATTTTTCTGCCCGTTTTGATCTTACAGGAGCTTATGCTACGGGCAGCATCATGCACACCCTCACGTTTGGTAGTAATTTTAACTACTCCAAAAATATGGGGCGCGGGCAGCTTATAGATCCTACACGCCCACGGCAGAATACATGGACATCTACGGGCAGCAGCAAGTCTGAGCGCTACTATGATTTCTCCATGATCCATGCACAGCAGCAATTGGGTTTCTACGTGGAAGATGTCTTTACAGCCTACTTGGCAGATAAGCCTTTGAACGTGCGAGTAGGTTCGCGGATGGACCTCTTCGAACGTTACCTTACTGCGTCGCCAAGGGCCAATCTGAACTATGAAATTACGCCCGATCTGCGCCTTGGCCTAGCCTATGGATTCGGTAGCAAAGCGCCTGCACTGGCACAGTTATATCCCGGCCCCTTATTTTATGAAATTCCCCTCTTTCAATATACAGCCGTGAACGATAATGGGGCAATAGATGAGGCCAACTCCCTGTATCTGCTTTATGTAGATCGGTATATGCCGGACAATTCCAACCTCAAGCCCTCATCATCCCAACAGTTGGAGTTTTCAGTGGCCTATGCCAAGCGTGGATTCAAATGGAACATCAACATTTATGATAAGCGGACATTTGGCGACATCGCTACCCGGGTAGACTATGAGACCATCTTTCTCGATCATTATACGGCCAATCCTGATGCTGCGGCCGAGTTGCCCTATATCATTGATGGCGAAAAACAATATCGGTTAACAAGACGAACTTTTGCCAACGGCAGAAAGACCGTGAACAATGGGGTAGAGCTATTGCTTTCTACACCGAAGTGGGATGCCATACAGACATCCTTCAATATACGCGGCGGTATTACTCGTTCTACCTACTATCCGCTGGAGGGAACGTCTAACCAACAGATATTTACCAACCCCGGCACCGATCCTGGTTACGCTACAGTAGGGATATACCCCTTGCTTGCGCGCACCACTTGGTCTAGCAATGCGGCCCTTACCAGTAGTACGCATATTCCATCGGCCAAATTGCTGATAAACTTTGTCTCGGAATTTAACATATTGAACAAAACGAATACGAGCGAGCGTGACGGTATACCTATTGGCTACTACACGGCCGATGGTACTTATTTCCCGATTAATACTTTTGATGAGAGTAACGCGAACTACGCGCATCTTTTGCGGCCGTTAGAATTGATCAACAATCAGAATCAGCCCGGCGTTTATACAAATTTCCACCTCAATATTTCCAAGGAAATATCCAAGCGGCTAACGCTAGCATTCAACGTATACAACGTTTTCAACTATCGTCCGCAATACGTACGGTCAGACAATACATTGATTATCCCGAACAGCAAACCTACCTATGGTGCGCAACTTCGCTTAAAATTATAA